One window of Streptosporangiales bacterium genomic DNA carries:
- the kynU gene encoding kynureninase produces MCCESRAEAEELDARDPLRLARDRFTLPDGVVYLDGNSLGALPTAVPDAVADAVHRQWGTDLIGSWNNNGWWTLPQRVGDRIGALVGAAPGQVICGDSTSVQLFQALVAAARLRPERTVLVTDGANFPTDQYLADAVGRMLDLDVQRVSPAELALDDDTAVVSLSVVDYRTGELWDVEAITRAVHDTGALMVWDLCHVAGALPFDLDALGADAAVGCGYKYLNGGPGAPAWLYLAARHQQAADLPLTGWTGRADPFGLAQHYEPADGIERARIGTPPLLSMLALDAALDVWDGVDLADLRTKSLALGDLVIARADALRPYGIEVVTPREHHRRGSQVSLRHEQAYELCQALIARGVVGDFRAPDMLRLGLTPLYLSYRDVWDAMDVLAEVLATGAHHDPLYARSADAAVT; encoded by the coding sequence GTGTGCTGTGAGAGCAGAGCCGAGGCCGAGGAGCTCGACGCGCGCGACCCGCTGCGGCTCGCCCGTGACAGGTTCACCCTGCCCGACGGTGTCGTGTACCTGGACGGCAACTCGCTCGGCGCGTTGCCCACCGCCGTACCTGACGCGGTCGCCGACGCCGTACACCGGCAGTGGGGCACCGACCTGATCGGTTCGTGGAACAACAACGGTTGGTGGACGTTGCCGCAGCGGGTCGGTGACCGCATCGGCGCGCTCGTAGGCGCCGCACCCGGCCAGGTGATCTGCGGTGACTCCACCAGCGTGCAGCTGTTCCAGGCGTTGGTCGCGGCTGCCAGGCTGCGTCCCGAGCGGACGGTGCTGGTGACCGACGGCGCGAACTTCCCGACCGACCAGTACCTCGCCGACGCGGTCGGGCGGATGCTCGACCTGGACGTGCAGCGGGTGTCGCCGGCCGAGCTGGCGCTCGACGACGACACGGCGGTCGTCTCGCTGAGCGTCGTCGACTACCGCACCGGCGAGCTGTGGGACGTCGAGGCGATCACACGTGCGGTGCACGACACGGGTGCGCTGATGGTGTGGGACCTCTGCCACGTCGCCGGTGCGCTGCCGTTCGACCTGGACGCGCTGGGCGCCGACGCCGCCGTCGGGTGCGGCTACAAGTACCTCAACGGCGGCCCGGGCGCGCCCGCGTGGCTGTACCTGGCGGCGCGGCACCAGCAGGCCGCTGACCTGCCGCTGACCGGATGGACCGGCCGAGCCGACCCGTTCGGGCTCGCCCAGCACTACGAGCCGGCCGACGGCATCGAGCGGGCGCGCATCGGCACGCCGCCGCTGCTGTCGATGCTCGCCCTGGACGCCGCGCTCGACGTCTGGGACGGCGTGGATCTCGCCGACCTGCGGACCAAGTCGCTCGCGCTCGGCGACCTGGTGATCGCCAGGGCCGACGCGCTGCGGCCGTACGGCATCGAGGTGGTGACTCCGCGCGAGCACCATCGCCGCGGCTCACAGGTGTCGCTGCGGCACGAGCAGGCGTACGAGCTCTGCCAGGCACTCATCGCCCGCGGCGTGGTCGGCGACTTCCGCGCGCCGGACATGCTCCGTCTCGGACTCACCCCGCTGTACCTGAGCTACCGCGACGTCTGGGACGCCATGGACGTCCTCGCGGAGGTGCTCGCCACCGGCGCCCACCACGACCCCCTATACGCCCGCAGCGCGGACGCCGCAGTCACCTAG
- a CDS encoding alpha/beta fold hydrolase: MTALDVLVQRQPVDEDALGDLVAAEAARLGVTARVTWVDDCTSPPGTGAVLVTVPETPDLAELPYGGAVRVDLGHRAPDLSPRLAHHIQGRGVDGVRWAVRTLVHHDRWQARRVAYGDEPEQFGELWLPDTPTRAPVVVLLHGGYWRSRWQLDLMDALAVDLAGRGFAAWNVEYRRPDRHGWPATVADVDAAVRYVAQLAATHPVDAGRVALVGHSAGGQLAPRAAADLLETTDAQVRPASVVVQAGVVDLHEAQRRDLGEGAVANALGGTCDELPDTYASASPLLRLPVGAHQLVVTARADSPDLNEMNRRYAAAAEVAGDAVTALHGDGDHFTLIAPESQLWADTAAVLAARLSP; the protein is encoded by the coding sequence ATGACCGCGCTCGACGTGCTGGTGCAGCGCCAGCCGGTGGACGAAGACGCACTGGGCGACCTGGTGGCCGCGGAAGCGGCCAGGCTCGGGGTCACCGCACGGGTCACCTGGGTGGACGACTGCACGTCACCGCCAGGCACGGGGGCAGTGCTCGTCACCGTGCCCGAGACCCCCGACCTGGCCGAGCTGCCGTACGGCGGTGCAGTGCGGGTCGACCTCGGTCACCGCGCACCGGACCTGTCGCCGCGGCTGGCCCACCACATCCAGGGCAGGGGAGTCGACGGGGTGCGCTGGGCCGTACGCACACTCGTCCACCACGACCGGTGGCAGGCACGACGGGTGGCGTACGGCGACGAGCCGGAGCAGTTCGGCGAGCTGTGGCTCCCCGACACCCCGACGCGCGCACCCGTGGTGGTGCTGCTGCACGGCGGGTACTGGCGGTCGCGCTGGCAGCTCGACCTGATGGACGCGCTCGCCGTCGACCTCGCCGGGCGCGGCTTCGCCGCGTGGAACGTCGAGTACAGGCGACCGGACCGGCACGGCTGGCCGGCCACCGTCGCCGACGTGGACGCCGCCGTGCGGTACGTCGCGCAGCTCGCCGCCACCCATCCGGTGGACGCCGGCCGGGTCGCGCTCGTCGGCCACTCCGCGGGTGGCCAGCTCGCGCCGCGAGCCGCCGCCGACCTGCTCGAGACGACGGACGCACAGGTGCGGCCGGCCTCGGTGGTCGTGCAGGCCGGGGTCGTCGACCTGCACGAGGCACAGCGCCGCGACCTCGGCGAGGGTGCGGTGGCGAACGCGCTCGGCGGTACGTGCGACGAGCTGCCCGACACCTACGCGTCCGCCTCGCCGCTGCTGCGGCTGCCGGTCGGCGCCCACCAGCTGGTGGTCACCGCTCGTGCGGACAGCCCGGATCTGAACGAGATGAACCGCAGGTACGCCGCAGCCGCAGAGGTTGCCGGCGACGCCGTCACAGCGTTGCATGGAGATGGCGACCACTTCACCCTGATCGCCCCGGAGAGCCAGTTGTGGGCGGACACCGCGGCGGTGCTCGCCGCCCGGTTGTCACCTTGA
- a CDS encoding LLM class flavin-dependent oxidoreductase: MSGYAEIGLGLQSDKRGADYARLAELAEDTGFDVLSVFSDLLYQPPIYALLEMARVTQRVRLGAACWNPYTMHPYEIAGQLAVLDDASDGRAYLGLARGTWLDAIGIRQRRPVAHLRDAVRVIRALLRGDGTGVEGDVFRLAPGTRLRYPLPDRVPPLLIGTWGERTAALAGELADEVKVGGTANPAVIDVLTERIAVGRARAGRPDDAVGVVVGAVTVVDEDGAAARAKARLEVAMYLAVVGGLDPTVALPGDLLDAVSKHVDAGDHERAGACIPDDVLDLFAFAGTPEQVAAQAQRLIDAGARRVEFGTPHGLTDAGGVELLGRRVLPLLRRGTRP; this comes from the coding sequence ATGAGCGGCTACGCGGAGATCGGCCTCGGCCTGCAGTCGGACAAGCGCGGCGCCGACTACGCACGGCTGGCCGAGCTGGCCGAGGACACCGGCTTCGACGTGCTCAGCGTGTTCAGCGACCTGCTGTACCAGCCGCCGATCTACGCGCTGCTCGAGATGGCTCGGGTCACGCAGCGGGTGCGGTTGGGTGCGGCGTGCTGGAACCCGTACACCATGCACCCGTACGAGATCGCCGGCCAGCTCGCCGTGCTGGACGACGCCTCGGACGGCCGTGCCTACCTCGGGCTCGCGCGCGGCACCTGGCTGGACGCGATCGGCATCAGGCAGCGGCGACCGGTTGCGCACCTGCGTGACGCCGTGCGAGTGATCCGCGCGCTGTTGCGCGGCGACGGCACCGGCGTCGAGGGTGATGTCTTCCGGTTGGCGCCTGGCACCCGGTTGCGCTACCCGTTGCCCGACCGCGTACCGCCGCTGCTGATCGGCACCTGGGGCGAGCGCACGGCCGCGCTCGCCGGCGAGCTCGCCGACGAGGTGAAGGTCGGCGGCACCGCCAACCCTGCCGTGATCGACGTGTTGACCGAGCGCATCGCGGTCGGGCGCGCACGCGCCGGGCGTCCGGACGACGCGGTCGGCGTCGTGGTCGGTGCGGTGACCGTGGTGGACGAGGACGGCGCGGCGGCGCGGGCGAAGGCCCGCCTCGAGGTGGCCATGTACCTCGCCGTCGTCGGCGGGCTCGACCCGACCGTCGCGCTGCCGGGCGACCTGCTCGACGCGGTGAGCAAGCACGTCGACGCCGGCGACCACGAACGGGCCGGCGCATGCATCCCCGACGACGTGCTGGACCTGTTCGCGTTCGCCGGTACGCCGGAACAGGTGGCCGCGCAGGCACAGCGGCTCATCGACGCTGGCGCGAGACGGGTGGAGTTCGGTACGCCGCACGGGCTCACCGACGCCGGCGGAGTCGAGCTGCTCGGCCGGCGGGTGCTGCCGTTGCTGCGCCGCGGGACGCGGCCATGA
- a CDS encoding TIGR04076 family protein — protein sequence MGDEGRRGRPRRQAGGAAVTDMELYDLRVTVDHIEGRSVCGLQVGDYFELVNSAELRLPAGKHFCVFALQSVLPLLPAKQRQLPAADWLERDSLVCCPDPDERVVMRIERIGLRQMNSADLT from the coding sequence ATGGGTGATGAAGGACGGCGAGGTCGTCCGCGACGACAGGCGGGAGGAGCTGCCGTGACTGACATGGAGCTGTACGACCTGCGCGTCACCGTCGACCACATCGAGGGGCGGTCGGTGTGCGGCCTGCAGGTCGGTGACTACTTCGAGCTGGTCAACAGCGCGGAGCTGCGGTTGCCGGCTGGCAAGCACTTCTGCGTCTTCGCGCTGCAGTCGGTGCTGCCGTTGTTGCCGGCGAAGCAGCGGCAGCTGCCCGCAGCCGACTGGCTGGAACGCGACTCGCTGGTCTGCTGCCCCGATCCGGACGAGCGCGTGGTGATGCGGATCGAGCGCATCGGCCTGCGGCAGATGAACTCCGCGGACCTGACATGA
- a CDS encoding amidohydrolase family protein has protein sequence MSESPDVLLHSCTLVDGVGDEPLPHAAVWISDGRIQLCGPEATVRAAAPADRVDVDLDGGYLMAGLINMHTHFSLALPGNAGNDVRALDPHGLALYMAAGARKTLHSGVTTVRCVAEKDHADFALRRAIDAGWTPGPRIYTAGRGLVCTGGHGHDNTDTLECDGPAAFQRGVRAQLKAGADLIKVMISGGIAGEHESIDTPQLSREEMAAVIGTAHAWRRKVTAHAGPASVIEEAVRLGLDCVEHGYELTEEVAALMAEHGTQLVPTLVVTRCGEFLDALGVPSWMQRRSLSAGPRHAQSYKLALAAGVEVLLGSDMPPFQPFEGTTAVVRELEHMAGFGLAPYAALRAATIGPARWLRADDQLGTVEPGKLADLIAMDTDPTEDVSALRSLRWVMKDGEVVRDDRREELP, from the coding sequence GTGAGCGAGTCCCCTGACGTGTTGTTGCACAGCTGCACGCTCGTCGACGGCGTAGGCGACGAGCCGCTCCCGCATGCGGCCGTGTGGATCAGCGACGGCCGGATCCAGCTGTGCGGGCCCGAGGCGACGGTACGGGCGGCGGCGCCCGCTGACCGGGTCGACGTGGACCTCGACGGCGGTTACCTGATGGCCGGGCTGATCAACATGCACACGCACTTCTCGCTGGCGCTGCCGGGCAACGCCGGCAACGACGTGCGTGCGCTCGACCCGCACGGGCTCGCGCTGTACATGGCAGCAGGGGCGCGCAAGACCCTGCACAGCGGCGTGACCACCGTAAGGTGCGTCGCGGAGAAGGACCACGCCGACTTCGCGCTGCGCCGTGCGATCGACGCGGGTTGGACGCCTGGCCCGCGCATCTACACCGCAGGCCGGGGGCTGGTGTGCACCGGCGGGCACGGCCACGACAACACCGACACGCTCGAGTGCGACGGGCCGGCGGCGTTCCAGCGTGGCGTACGGGCGCAGCTGAAGGCCGGCGCCGACCTGATCAAGGTGATGATCTCAGGCGGCATCGCCGGCGAGCACGAGTCGATCGACACCCCGCAACTGTCGCGGGAGGAGATGGCCGCGGTCATCGGCACCGCGCACGCGTGGCGTCGCAAGGTGACCGCGCACGCCGGGCCGGCTTCGGTGATCGAGGAAGCGGTGCGTCTCGGCCTCGACTGCGTGGAGCACGGCTACGAGCTGACCGAGGAAGTCGCAGCGCTGATGGCCGAGCACGGCACCCAGCTGGTGCCCACCCTCGTGGTCACCCGGTGCGGCGAGTTCCTCGACGCGCTCGGCGTACCCAGCTGGATGCAGCGGCGGTCGCTGTCCGCCGGCCCGCGGCACGCACAGAGCTACAAGCTCGCGCTCGCCGCCGGCGTCGAGGTGCTGCTCGGCAGCGACATGCCACCGTTCCAGCCGTTCGAGGGCACCACCGCAGTGGTGCGGGAGCTTGAGCACATGGCCGGTTTCGGGCTCGCGCCGTACGCGGCCCTGCGGGCCGCGACGATCGGCCCTGCGCGCTGGTTGCGTGCCGACGACCAGCTCGGCACGGTGGAGCCTGGCAAGCTGGCCGACCTGATCGCCATGGACACCGACCCGACGGAGGACGTGTCGGCGTTGCGTAGCCTGCGATGGGTGATGAAGGACGGCGAGGTCGTCCGCGACGACAGGCGGGAGGAGCTGCCGTGA
- a CDS encoding hydantoinase B/oxoprolinase family protein, whose amino-acid sequence MTQPVLDGATTEVVRSYLVAAAEEMRATLIRTAFNPVIYEVLDFGISVYDAKLRLVAEATGLTRFLGANDYSLRKGVEYVGVENLHPGDIVLLNYPYWNAAHAYDATLFMPVFSEGSLFGYLCVRAHWMDLGAKDPGYVLDSTDVHQEGLLFPGTKVFERGAPDTKILELIRFNSRLPELVIGDLHAQVAALRTGERRIHEILAKFGRRTVERAIDQLIELGAATATEMLRGLPQGSWTAVDWLDDDGVSDYAVRMQVTVTIADGTMTCDFTGSAPATRGPVNLPLGSTIACARVAYKAFTTPYEQANAGHFAPLRVRTEPGTLFHATYPAATFTQWTGNLAVELIYKALAQGMPDRVAACSGGDVPGFMMVGEHPEHGGFYAISNNDLVGWGASATHDGHGPANHICQTAGHNTPVEVLEARSGMVVERLEIRCDSAGAGRFRGGCGLRRDIRFRSAGEFLSVIKRTKTPPWALAGGAEPEPSQVLAFPGTEREQRVGTKRLTVRPGDRISLLTAGGGGHGDPRTRDPDLVRADVAEGYVSAAAARNDYGVEVSR is encoded by the coding sequence GTGACCCAGCCGGTGCTCGACGGCGCGACCACGGAGGTGGTGCGGTCGTACCTGGTCGCTGCGGCGGAGGAGATGCGTGCGACGTTGATCCGTACGGCGTTCAACCCGGTGATCTACGAGGTGCTCGACTTCGGTATCTCCGTCTATGACGCGAAGCTGCGGCTGGTCGCGGAAGCCACCGGGCTCACCAGGTTCCTCGGCGCGAACGACTACTCGCTGCGCAAGGGCGTCGAGTACGTCGGGGTGGAGAACCTGCATCCCGGCGACATCGTGCTGCTGAACTACCCGTACTGGAACGCCGCACACGCGTACGACGCGACGTTGTTCATGCCGGTCTTCTCTGAGGGCAGCCTGTTCGGCTACCTGTGTGTGCGTGCGCACTGGATGGACCTGGGGGCCAAGGATCCCGGCTACGTGCTGGATTCCACGGACGTCCACCAGGAGGGGTTGCTCTTCCCCGGCACGAAGGTGTTCGAGCGCGGCGCACCTGATACGAAGATCCTCGAACTGATCAGGTTCAACTCGCGGCTGCCAGAACTGGTGATCGGCGACCTGCACGCGCAGGTCGCTGCACTGCGTACCGGCGAGCGGCGCATCCACGAGATCCTTGCCAAGTTCGGTCGCCGTACGGTGGAGCGGGCGATCGACCAGCTGATCGAGCTCGGTGCGGCCACCGCGACGGAAATGCTGCGCGGCCTGCCGCAGGGCTCCTGGACCGCGGTGGACTGGCTGGACGACGACGGCGTCAGCGACTACGCGGTGCGGATGCAGGTCACCGTCACCATCGCCGACGGCACCATGACGTGTGACTTCACCGGCTCCGCACCCGCGACCCGCGGCCCAGTGAACCTGCCGCTCGGCTCCACCATCGCCTGCGCCAGGGTCGCGTACAAGGCCTTCACCACGCCGTACGAGCAGGCCAACGCAGGGCACTTCGCGCCGCTACGGGTGCGTACCGAACCTGGCACGCTCTTCCACGCCACGTACCCGGCGGCGACGTTCACCCAGTGGACAGGCAACCTCGCCGTCGAGCTGATCTACAAGGCGCTCGCGCAGGGCATGCCGGACCGGGTCGCCGCCTGCTCTGGTGGTGACGTGCCCGGCTTCATGATGGTGGGCGAACACCCGGAACACGGCGGGTTCTACGCGATCAGCAACAACGACCTCGTCGGTTGGGGAGCCAGCGCGACACACGACGGCCACGGCCCGGCGAACCACATCTGCCAGACCGCGGGACACAACACGCCGGTCGAGGTGCTCGAAGCGCGCTCCGGCATGGTCGTCGAACGGCTGGAGATCCGCTGCGACTCCGCCGGCGCCGGCAGGTTCCGCGGCGGCTGCGGGTTGCGGCGCGACATCAGGTTCCGCAGCGCCGGTGAGTTCCTCTCGGTCATCAAACGGACCAAGACGCCGCCGTGGGCGCTGGCCGGCGGCGCGGAGCCTGAACCCAGTCAGGTACTTGCGTTCCCCGGCACCGAGCGCGAGCAACGCGTCGGCACCAAGCGGCTCACCGTGCGGCCGGGCGACCGCATCTCGTTGCTGACCGCCGGTGGCGGCGGACACGGTGACCCACGCACGCGCGACCCTGACCTCGTGCGTGCCGACGTCGCAGAAGGGTACGTATCCGCCGCAGCCGCGCGGAACGACTACGGAGTCGAGGTGAGCAGGTGA